The Sphingomonas sanxanigenens DSM 19645 = NX02 genome includes a region encoding these proteins:
- the fmt gene encoding methionyl-tRNA formyltransferase: MRIAFMGTPDFAVPTLDALLAAGHDIAAVYSQPPRRAGRGKALSPTPVHRRAEALGIAVRTPLTLRDPDTQAAFAALDLDVAVVAAYGLILPRAVLDTPRHGCLNVHASLLPRWRGAAPIVRAIEAGDDETGVCIMGMEAGLDTGPVFARVATPIGTKTGGELTDELAHAGAAAMVAVLADLAAHVPVPQPEEGVTYARKIEKAEALIDFTADAAAVVRQIQAYDPVPGAFCEHEGERLRLFRAGAVAGNGAPGTVLDSALTIACGSGAIRPAQVQRAGRGAMTPDELLRGFALPPGTRLTGRSAA; the protein is encoded by the coding sequence ATGCGTATCGCCTTCATGGGAACTCCCGATTTCGCCGTACCGACGCTCGACGCGCTGCTCGCGGCCGGTCATGACATCGCCGCCGTCTACAGCCAGCCGCCGCGCCGCGCGGGGCGCGGCAAGGCGCTGTCCCCCACCCCGGTCCATCGCCGCGCCGAAGCGCTCGGCATCGCAGTGCGCACGCCGCTGACCCTGCGCGATCCCGATACGCAGGCGGCCTTCGCAGCGCTCGACCTCGATGTCGCAGTGGTCGCCGCCTATGGGCTGATCCTGCCCCGTGCCGTCCTCGATACGCCGCGTCATGGCTGCCTCAACGTCCATGCCTCGCTGCTGCCGCGCTGGCGTGGCGCCGCGCCGATCGTACGGGCGATCGAGGCAGGCGATGACGAGACCGGCGTCTGCATCATGGGTATGGAAGCGGGCCTCGATACAGGGCCGGTCTTCGCGCGCGTGGCGACGCCGATCGGTACCAAGACCGGCGGCGAACTGACCGACGAACTCGCGCATGCGGGTGCGGCGGCGATGGTCGCGGTGCTGGCCGATCTCGCCGCGCATGTTCCGGTGCCGCAGCCCGAGGAGGGCGTGACCTATGCGCGGAAGATTGAGAAGGCCGAGGCGCTGATCGACTTCACCGCGGATGCCGCGGCCGTCGTCCGCCAGATCCAGGCCTATGATCCCGTACCCGGTGCGTTTTGCGAGCATGAGGGCGAACGGCTGCGGCTGTTCCGCGCCGGGGCGGTGGCGGGCAACGGCGCGCCCGGCACTGTGCTGGATAGCGCACTGACCATTGCCTGCGGCAGCGGCGCGATCCGGCCGGCGCAGGTACAGCGCGCCGGGCGCGGAGCGATGACGCCAGACGAATTGCTGCGCGGCTTCGCGCTGCCGCCCGGCACCCGGCTCACCGGCCGGAGTGCGGCGTGA
- a CDS encoding VOC family protein, translated as MSAPRQSLAHVALVVRDYDEAIAFYVGKLGFTLVADAYQPEQDKRWVLVAPPGADIAAGAATILLARASTPEQERVVGDQAGGRVFLFLRTDDFRRDYEAMVAKGIEFVRPPKDAGYGTVAVFLDLYGNRWDLIQFADAQPG; from the coding sequence GTGAGCGCGCCGCGCCAGTCGCTGGCGCATGTCGCGCTGGTGGTGCGCGATTATGACGAGGCGATTGCCTTCTACGTCGGCAAGCTCGGCTTCACGCTCGTCGCAGACGCGTATCAGCCCGAGCAGGACAAGCGCTGGGTGCTGGTGGCGCCGCCCGGCGCGGATATCGCCGCCGGTGCCGCCACGATCCTGCTGGCGCGCGCGTCGACGCCGGAACAGGAGCGGGTCGTCGGCGATCAGGCCGGCGGCCGCGTGTTTCTGTTCTTGCGCACCGACGATTTCCGGCGTGATTATGAGGCGATGGTCGCGAAGGGGATCGAGTTCGTGCGTCCGCCCAAGGATGCCGGCTACGGCACGGTCGCGGTGTTTCTCGATCTTTATGGCAATCGCTGGGATCTGATCCAGTTCGCCGATGCTCAGCCCGGGTAG
- a CDS encoding ATP-binding protein has translation MSLDHPLRIVLATGVLLIAIFAALVAGAPVLSAIAFFVGGLIVVVLFGVNTITPPTPIRRPPPPPAVATNGADIDSFVEAIGEPVLVVSEGRVMRANQAARKLLGAHIVGEDVRLAIRHPAAAERLAGAAASVDANSIELVGVGGREQRWEMRVSPLAGGRRIVHLIDRTSSHAAEKMRVDFVANASHELRTPLAAILGFIETLGDDKAGGDKEVRERFLKVMDGEARRMQRLVEDLMSLSRIEAEKYRVPDAAVDLAMLIDEVHGVLHDGPNKRGHDIVVALEDEVPFVAGDRIQLSQLMHNIVGNAMKYGRPGTPITIKLKRGQGTMVKLSVADEGEGIPAEHLPRLTERFYRVDSGRSRAMGGTGLGLAIVKHIVERHRGRLDIASTVGKGTTVTIALPAASPATKEKAALSEQTGPLS, from the coding sequence ATGTCGCTCGATCATCCATTGCGAATCGTCCTTGCGACCGGCGTTCTGCTGATCGCGATCTTCGCAGCGTTGGTGGCGGGCGCGCCGGTGCTCTCGGCGATCGCCTTCTTTGTCGGCGGCTTGATCGTCGTCGTCCTCTTCGGCGTCAACACGATCACGCCGCCGACGCCGATCCGCCGTCCTCCGCCACCACCCGCGGTCGCGACCAACGGTGCCGACATCGACAGCTTCGTCGAGGCGATCGGCGAACCCGTGCTGGTCGTCAGCGAAGGTCGGGTGATGCGCGCCAACCAGGCGGCGCGCAAACTGCTGGGCGCGCATATCGTGGGGGAGGATGTCCGCCTCGCGATCCGCCACCCGGCCGCCGCCGAACGACTCGCCGGCGCCGCCGCCTCGGTCGATGCCAATTCCATCGAACTGGTCGGCGTCGGCGGACGCGAGCAACGCTGGGAGATGCGCGTCAGCCCGCTCGCCGGCGGCCGCCGCATCGTCCATCTGATCGACCGCACCAGCAGCCATGCGGCAGAGAAGATGCGCGTCGATTTCGTCGCCAATGCCAGCCACGAACTGCGCACGCCGCTCGCCGCGATCCTCGGCTTCATCGAGACGCTGGGCGACGACAAGGCCGGTGGGGACAAGGAGGTGCGCGAACGCTTCCTGAAGGTGATGGACGGGGAAGCGCGGCGGATGCAGCGGCTGGTGGAAGACCTGATGTCGCTTTCCCGCATCGAAGCCGAGAAGTATCGCGTGCCCGATGCCGCGGTGGACCTCGCCATGCTGATCGACGAGGTCCACGGCGTGTTGCACGATGGCCCCAACAAGCGCGGTCACGACATCGTCGTCGCGCTTGAGGATGAGGTACCGTTCGTTGCCGGTGACCGCATCCAGCTCTCGCAGCTCATGCACAACATCGTCGGCAATGCGATGAAATATGGGCGGCCCGGCACACCGATCACGATCAAGCTCAAGCGCGGCCAGGGGACGATGGTCAAGCTGTCGGTGGCGGACGAGGGAGAAGGCATTCCGGCCGAGCACCTGCCGCGCCTCACCGAGCGCTTCTACCGCGTCGATTCGGGCCGCAGCCGGGCGATGGGCGGCACCGGGCTCGGTCTCGCCATCGTCAAGCACATCGTCGAACGCCACCGCGGCCGGCTCGACATCGCCAGCACCGTCGGCAAGGGCACCACGGTGACCATCGCCCTGCCCGCCGCATCCCCCGCGACCAAGGAAAAAGCCGCCCTTTCGGAACAAACCGGGCCATTGTCATGA
- the truA gene encoding tRNA pseudouridine(38-40) synthase TruA: MSEAAATTRFRLTVEFDGRPFMGWQRQAHGPSVQQAIEEAAFAVTGERAVLHAAGRTDAGVHGLAMAAHLDIARDIAPFRLMEALNAKLRPAPIAILGCEVVPGDWHARFSCIGRRYRYVIVNRRAPLTFETGLAWRIAQPIDHEAMHEAAQHLVGLHDFTTFRSVHCQAQSPLKSLDRLDVSRKDDRVIVVAAARSFLHHQVRSMVGCLALVGQGRWTGADLKAALKARDRNELGLNAPSDGLYFVRAVYPG; encoded by the coding sequence GTGAGCGAAGCGGCGGCGACGACGCGCTTCCGCCTCACCGTCGAGTTCGATGGCCGCCCGTTCATGGGTTGGCAGCGACAGGCGCATGGCCCCAGCGTGCAGCAGGCGATCGAGGAAGCGGCGTTCGCGGTGACCGGCGAACGGGCGGTGTTGCATGCCGCCGGCCGCACCGACGCCGGCGTCCACGGCCTCGCCATGGCGGCACATCTCGACATCGCCCGCGACATCGCGCCGTTCCGGCTGATGGAGGCGCTCAACGCGAAGCTGCGCCCCGCCCCGATCGCGATCCTCGGCTGCGAGGTGGTGCCGGGCGACTGGCACGCGCGTTTTTCCTGCATCGGCCGCCGCTATCGCTATGTCATCGTCAATCGCCGCGCGCCGCTGACCTTCGAGACCGGTCTCGCCTGGCGCATCGCCCAGCCGATCGACCATGAAGCGATGCATGAGGCGGCGCAGCACCTCGTCGGCCTACACGACTTCACCACCTTCCGCTCGGTGCATTGCCAAGCGCAGAGCCCGTTGAAGTCGCTCGACCGGCTCGATGTCAGCCGGAAAGACGACCGCGTGATCGTCGTCGCAGCGGCGCGCTCCTTCCTCCACCATCAGGTCCGATCCATGGTCGGCTGCCTCGCGCTGGTCGGCCAGGGGCGCTGGACCGGCGCCGATCTGAAAGCCGCGCTGAAGGCGCGCGACCGCAACGAACTCGGCCTCAACGCCCCGTCGGACGGGCTGTACTTCGTGCGTGCGGTCTACCCGGGCTGA
- a CDS encoding SDR family oxidoreductase — MDLGINGRTALVCASSRGLGLGCATALAEAGAHVVINGRDAARLDDAAARIAERTGATVVSVAADVGTVAGREALLAAAGAVDILVNNNAGPPPADFRALDRDAVIAGLDANMITPIALIQAVIDGMVERRFGRIVNITSGSVKMPLAGLDLSSGARIGLTGFLAGVARQVAHANVTINSLLPGSFDTDRLEAIDSRRASMIGRNFEEIRAERVAAIPARRVGTPDEFGAACAFLCSANAGYITGQSLLIDGGAFPGVM, encoded by the coding sequence ATGGATCTCGGCATCAACGGACGGACCGCCTTAGTCTGCGCATCGAGCCGCGGCCTCGGTCTGGGTTGCGCGACGGCGCTGGCGGAAGCCGGCGCGCACGTCGTCATCAACGGACGCGACGCTGCAAGGCTCGACGACGCTGCGGCACGCATCGCCGAGCGCACTGGCGCGACCGTGGTTTCGGTGGCGGCTGACGTCGGCACCGTGGCGGGCCGCGAGGCGCTGCTCGCCGCCGCGGGCGCAGTCGACATTCTCGTCAACAACAATGCCGGGCCACCGCCCGCCGATTTTCGCGCGCTCGATCGCGACGCGGTGATCGCGGGCCTCGATGCCAACATGATCACGCCGATCGCGCTGATCCAGGCGGTGATCGACGGCATGGTCGAGCGTCGCTTCGGCCGCATCGTCAATATCACGTCTGGATCGGTGAAGATGCCGCTTGCAGGGCTCGATCTGTCAAGCGGTGCGCGGATCGGCCTGACCGGCTTCCTTGCCGGCGTCGCACGGCAGGTCGCCCATGCGAACGTCACCATCAACAGCCTGCTGCCGGGATCGTTCGACACCGACCGACTCGAAGCGATCGACAGCCGCCGCGCGAGCATGATCGGGCGCAACTTCGAAGAGATCCGCGCCGAACGCGTGGCGGCAATTCCCGCGCGCCGAGTGGGAACGCCCGACGAGTTCGGCGCGGCGTGCGCGTTCCTCTGTTCGGCCAACGCCGGCTACATCACCGGCCAGAGCCTGCTGATCGATGGCGGTGCTTTCCCCGGCGTCATGTAA
- a CDS encoding HAD-IA family hydrolase: MAPFPFAIIGFDLDGTLLDTSADLAAAVNHALALDDRPPLTIEEVKPMIGGGARLMLEKGLQASGGYGPELMTKLYPELLDFYAANISAGTIAFPGLHDALDALDAMDVKIAVVTNKFERLAVKLIDELGIAHRFATIIGGDTMGPGKAKPDAAPILEMIRRCGGGSAAFVGDSIYDTMAARNAGIPSIAVSFGFLMQPIEELQADAIIDHYDALIPTLERLGSA, from the coding sequence ATGGCCCCGTTCCCTTTTGCGATCATCGGCTTCGACCTCGACGGCACCCTGCTCGACACCAGCGCGGACCTTGCCGCGGCGGTCAACCACGCGCTCGCGCTCGACGATCGGCCGCCGCTGACGATCGAGGAGGTCAAGCCGATGATCGGCGGCGGCGCGCGGCTGATGCTCGAAAAGGGGCTGCAGGCCTCGGGCGGCTACGGCCCGGAGCTGATGACCAAGCTCTATCCCGAACTGCTCGATTTCTATGCCGCCAACATCTCGGCGGGCACGATCGCGTTTCCCGGTCTACACGACGCGCTCGACGCACTCGATGCGATGGACGTGAAGATCGCGGTGGTCACCAACAAGTTCGAGCGGCTGGCGGTCAAACTGATCGACGAACTGGGCATCGCCCACCGCTTCGCGACTATCATCGGGGGCGACACGATGGGGCCCGGCAAGGCCAAGCCCGATGCCGCGCCGATCCTCGAGATGATCCGCCGCTGCGGCGGCGGCAGCGCCGCGTTCGTCGGCGATTCGATCTACGACACGATGGCGGCGCGCAACGCCGGCATTCCCAGCATCGCCGTCAGTTTCGGCTTTCTGATGCAGCCGATCGAGGAATTACAGGCCGATGCGATCATCGACCATTATGACGCGTTGATCCCCACGCTGGAGCGGCTGGGCAGCGCCTGA
- the glmS gene encoding glutamine--fructose-6-phosphate transaminase (isomerizing): MCGIIGILGTDPVADRLLNGLKRLEYRGYDSAGICTVSDEALVRRRAEGKLDNLARELAADPLPGTIGIAHTRWATHGAPTTSNAHPHATGEVALVHNGIIENFKALRDGLQARGRTFESQTDTEVVAHLVSELVEAGTDPVEAVRTVLPRLHGAFALAILFRQHPDLLIGARLGSPLVVGYGEGETYLGSDALALAPLTQRISYLEEGDWVVLTREAVQVYDRDNNPVTRPIVVSGASSLTIDKGNHRHFMQKEIYEQPVVVAQTLKSYLRRLENQVAMPDMDFDLTAIHRVTIVACGTSFYAGMVAKYWFERFARIPVDLDVASEFRYRDPVLEPGGLALFISQSGETADTLAALRHCKANGQTIAVVVNVPTSSMAREADLLLPTHAGPEIGVASTKAFTCQLAVLAALAARFARVRGLMSAEDEAGIVEHLAEAPAGMNAALGHDEDIEAMAHLVAPARDVLYIGRGPDYPMALEGALKLKEISYIHAEGYAAGEMKHGPIALIDDKVPVIVLAPSGPLFDKTISNMQEVQARGGRVILISDAAGIAAAGEGCMATIEMPAVHPLIQPLVYAVPVQLLAYHVAVLKGTDVDQPRNLAKSVTVE; encoded by the coding sequence ATGTGTGGAATCATCGGAATCCTCGGCACCGATCCGGTTGCCGATCGGCTGTTGAATGGCCTCAAGCGGCTCGAATATCGCGGCTATGATTCCGCGGGCATTTGCACCGTCAGCGACGAGGCGCTGGTGCGGCGGCGTGCGGAGGGCAAGCTTGACAATCTGGCGCGCGAACTGGCCGCCGATCCGCTTCCCGGCACGATCGGCATCGCCCATACCCGCTGGGCGACGCATGGCGCGCCGACCACCAGCAACGCGCACCCGCACGCCACCGGCGAGGTTGCGCTGGTCCACAACGGCATCATCGAGAATTTCAAGGCGCTGCGCGACGGGTTGCAGGCGCGCGGGCGGACCTTCGAGAGCCAGACCGACACCGAGGTCGTCGCGCATCTCGTCAGCGAACTGGTCGAGGCCGGCACCGATCCGGTAGAGGCGGTGCGCACGGTGCTGCCGCGGCTGCACGGCGCCTTCGCGCTCGCCATCCTGTTCCGCCAGCATCCCGACCTGCTGATCGGTGCGCGACTCGGCTCGCCGCTGGTCGTGGGTTATGGCGAGGGCGAGACCTATCTGGGGTCGGATGCGCTGGCGCTGGCGCCGCTCACCCAGCGCATCTCCTATCTGGAAGAAGGCGACTGGGTCGTGCTGACGCGCGAGGCGGTGCAGGTCTATGACCGCGACAACAATCCGGTCACGCGGCCGATTGTCGTTTCGGGCGCCAGCAGCCTGACGATCGACAAGGGCAATCACCGCCACTTCATGCAGAAGGAGATCTACGAGCAGCCCGTCGTCGTGGCGCAAACGCTCAAATCCTATCTGCGGCGGCTTGAGAACCAGGTCGCGATGCCGGACATGGATTTCGATCTCACGGCGATCCACCGCGTGACGATCGTCGCCTGCGGCACCAGCTTCTACGCCGGCATGGTCGCCAAATACTGGTTCGAGCGGTTCGCGCGGATCCCCGTCGACCTCGATGTCGCGTCCGAGTTCCGGTATCGCGATCCGGTGCTGGAGCCGGGCGGGCTGGCGCTGTTCATCAGCCAGTCGGGCGAGACCGCGGATACGCTCGCGGCGCTGCGCCATTGCAAGGCCAATGGCCAGACCATCGCCGTCGTCGTCAATGTGCCGACCAGCTCGATGGCTCGCGAGGCGGACCTGCTGCTGCCGACGCACGCGGGCCCCGAGATCGGCGTCGCTTCGACCAAGGCATTCACCTGCCAGCTGGCTGTGCTCGCGGCGCTCGCCGCCCGCTTCGCTCGGGTGCGCGGGCTGATGAGCGCCGAGGACGAGGCAGGCATCGTCGAGCATCTGGCGGAGGCGCCGGCGGGGATGAATGCCGCGCTGGGGCATGACGAGGACATCGAGGCGATGGCGCACCTCGTCGCGCCCGCACGCGACGTGCTCTATATCGGCCGCGGCCCCGATTATCCGATGGCGCTGGAAGGCGCGCTGAAGCTCAAGGAAATCAGCTATATCCATGCCGAGGGCTATGCTGCCGGCGAGATGAAGCACGGTCCAATCGCGCTGATCGACGACAAGGTGCCCGTGATCGTGCTCGCGCCTTCCGGCCCGCTGTTCGACAAGACGATCTCCAACATGCAGGAGGTGCAGGCGCGTGGCGGGAGGGTAATTCTGATCTCCGACGCGGCCGGCATCGCCGCCGCGGGTGAGGGCTGCATGGCGACGATCGAGATGCCGGCGGTGCATCCGCTGATCCAGCCGTTGGTCTATGCGGTGCCGGTGCAGTTGCTCGCCTATCATGTCGCGGTGCTGAAGGGCACCGACGTCGATCAGCCGCGCAATCTTGCCAAGTCGGTGACGGTGGAGTGA
- the glmU gene encoding bifunctional UDP-N-acetylglucosamine diphosphorylase/glucosamine-1-phosphate N-acetyltransferase GlmU, with amino-acid sequence MSIPPIAVVILAAGQGTRMKSKRHKVLHPVAGRPMLLHLLAGVETLAPERRIVVVGAGRDQVEAAVEGLGVDIAVQSEQLGTGHAVRMAEPKLDGFAGDVLILYGDVPLVSAATMQRMLDRLHADDAPIAVVLGFRPADAAAYGRILADEEGTIRKMVEYKDATADERAVDLCNSGLMAVRGADLFALLARVGNENAAGEYYLPDIVMLAAADGRPSAVIETTAWEVAGVNSRAELAAVEAAWQQRRRAQAMADGVTLVAPETVWFSHDTILAADVTVEQNVVFGPGVSVAEDAVIHAFSHLEGATVARGASVGPYARLRPGAEVGEEAKVGNFVEMKKAVLGAGAKASHLTYLGDAVVGAGANIGAGTITCNYDGFLKYRTIIGEDAFIGSNSALVAPVRIGDGAIVAAGSVITADVADDALGVARGYQEQKPGWAARFRAVMAERKKAG; translated from the coding sequence ATGAGCATCCCTCCGATAGCCGTCGTCATCCTCGCCGCGGGCCAGGGCACGCGGATGAAGTCGAAGCGCCACAAGGTGCTCCACCCGGTCGCGGGGCGGCCGATGCTCTTGCATCTGCTCGCCGGCGTGGAAACGCTCGCCCCGGAACGGCGCATCGTGGTGGTTGGCGCGGGTCGCGATCAGGTCGAGGCGGCGGTCGAGGGCCTCGGCGTCGATATCGCCGTCCAGTCCGAACAGCTCGGCACCGGCCATGCGGTGCGGATGGCCGAACCGAAACTGGACGGCTTCGCGGGGGATGTGCTGATCCTCTATGGCGACGTGCCTTTGGTCTCCGCCGCGACGATGCAGCGCATGCTCGACCGGCTTCATGCCGACGATGCGCCGATCGCAGTGGTGCTCGGTTTCCGCCCGGCGGATGCGGCGGCCTATGGCCGAATCCTCGCCGACGAGGAGGGCACGATCCGCAAGATGGTCGAGTATAAGGATGCCACCGCCGACGAGCGCGCGGTCGACCTGTGCAATTCGGGGCTGATGGCAGTGCGCGGCGCTGATCTGTTCGCGCTGCTCGCCCGCGTCGGCAACGAGAATGCTGCCGGCGAATATTATCTGCCCGACATCGTCATGCTCGCCGCCGCCGATGGCCGGCCGAGCGCGGTGATCGAGACCACGGCTTGGGAAGTCGCCGGCGTCAATTCGCGCGCCGAACTGGCCGCGGTCGAGGCCGCGTGGCAGCAGCGCCGCCGGGCGCAGGCGATGGCCGATGGCGTGACTTTGGTTGCGCCCGAGACGGTATGGTTCTCGCACGACACCATTCTCGCTGCTGACGTGACGGTCGAGCAGAATGTCGTTTTCGGCCCCGGCGTCAGCGTTGCCGAGGACGCGGTGATCCACGCCTTCAGCCATCTCGAGGGCGCGACGGTCGCGCGGGGCGCCTCCGTCGGTCCCTATGCGCGGCTGCGGCCCGGTGCCGAGGTGGGTGAGGAGGCCAAGGTCGGCAATTTCGTCGAGATGAAGAAGGCGGTGCTGGGCGCGGGCGCCAAGGCGAGCCACCTGACCTATCTCGGCGATGCGGTGGTGGGTGCCGGCGCCAACATCGGCGCGGGTACGATCACCTGCAATTATGACGGCTTCCTGAAATATCGCACGATCATCGGCGAGGACGCGTTCATCGGCTCGAACAGCGCGCTGGTGGCGCCGGTGCGGATCGGCGACGGCGCGATCGTGGCGGCAGGCTCGGTGATCACCGCCGACGTCGCCGACGATGCGCTCGGCGTCGCGCGCGGCTATCAGGAACAGAAGCCCGGCTGGGCCGCGCGTTTCCGCGCGGTGATGGCCGAGCGCAAGAAGGCGGGTTGA